The proteins below are encoded in one region of Pseudoduganella armeniaca:
- a CDS encoding DUF5694 domain-containing protein, with product MQKPVRRTMPFAAVLLGAALAAPVRAQIALEDLDAGMTGPRAQVLVLGTVHLRTMPPGFKPAALDSLLARLAGFRPDIVTIETESGEECDLAARHPARYGRDYCPTTAAAQAATGMDMSAAIAAADATFKSWPTQPTPAQRRRLAAVLLAANDRASAYVQWLQLPPGERRAGDSLDESLVRLLEQIGTTNNENYQLAARLAARLGLQRVHAVDNHTGDRIDVPDTKAFVQALEAAWASGGAALKENSRREAELARASDLLPLYRAVNDPEHLRVLAEANVVPALRSASPQGYPQMWVAGWEVRNLRMVANVRETFRERPGARVLAVVGASHKPWFDRWLGQLQGVDVVDVPGVLK from the coding sequence ATGCAAAAACCGGTTCGCCGCACCATGCCGTTCGCCGCCGTGCTGTTGGGCGCCGCGCTCGCGGCTCCCGTGCGGGCGCAAATCGCCCTGGAAGACCTGGATGCAGGCATGACAGGCCCACGTGCGCAGGTGCTCGTGCTGGGCACCGTGCACCTGCGCACCATGCCGCCCGGCTTCAAGCCGGCCGCGTTGGACAGCCTGCTGGCGCGGCTGGCCGGCTTCCGGCCGGACATCGTCACCATCGAAACGGAGTCGGGCGAGGAATGCGACCTGGCGGCGCGCCATCCGGCACGCTACGGGCGCGATTACTGCCCCACGACGGCGGCGGCGCAGGCGGCGACCGGGATGGACATGTCGGCCGCGATCGCCGCGGCCGATGCGACGTTCAAGAGCTGGCCCACGCAGCCGACACCGGCCCAGCGCCGCCGCCTGGCGGCCGTGCTGCTGGCCGCCAACGATCGCGCTTCCGCCTACGTCCAGTGGCTGCAACTGCCGCCTGGCGAGCGGCGCGCGGGCGACAGCCTGGACGAGTCGCTGGTGCGCCTGCTCGAGCAGATCGGCACGACCAACAACGAGAACTACCAGTTGGCGGCGCGGCTGGCCGCCCGCCTGGGACTGCAACGCGTGCATGCCGTCGACAATCACACCGGCGACCGCATCGACGTGCCGGACACCAAGGCGTTCGTTCAGGCGCTGGAGGCCGCGTGGGCGAGCGGCGGCGCGGCGCTGAAGGAGAACAGCCGGCGCGAGGCGGAGCTGGCGCGGGCGTCCGACCTGCTGCCGCTGTATCGCGCCGTCAACGATCCGGAGCATCTGCGTGTGCTGGCGGAGGCCAACGTCGTACCGGCCTTGCGCTCGGCCTCGCCGCAGGGCTATCCGCAGATGTGGGTGGCCGGGTGGGAAGTGCGCAACCTGCGCATGGTGGCCAATGTGCGCGAGACGTTCCGGGAGCGGCCGGGGGCGCGGGTGCTGGCGGTGGTCGGGGCTTCGCACAAGCCTTGGTTCGACCGGTGGCTGGGGCAGTTGCAGGGGGTGGATGTGGTGGATGTTCCGGGGGTGTTGAAGTAG